The DNA segment GGTGATAAATTTGACAAACGTGACACCCAATAGTGTTCTCGAGCAAAAGTGAGTAATTGGTTAAGAGTATATTCTTGTAAGAAAATTAGGTGCGTTTAGCATTGTGCTGATGACACACATTTGTGCTTTTAAGTTAATATGTCCAACTAATTAAATTTTTCACTTGAATTTGCGTGCTCCCCATGATGAAAATAGAACTCAATTTGTCGCGGCGGTTTCATGTGATCGGAGCTAAAATTTCATGTGTAGccttaaaattaaatattaaggCTACACAGCAAGGATCAAACGGTCGCGCTCCGCTCCGCTCGAGGATCCCGCGTATAACGCCCACACTGTACATTATCATGTTTCGTCGGGCTAACCGTCGAGGCTAACCGCCGGATAATAGTGACAATTAAGCACACGGTAACGGTAACATCCCACGTCGACAGGGAAAGCGggttttgcattttctttttgccttttcaaaaggaaaacattttGCATACTCTCCCTACCACCCTGCGTTGCCAGCGTCCGTCTGGGTGGAAGTGAGATAGCTAGATCGTTTTACCCTGACCCAATCCAAAGCAGTTCCAGAGCTAAACCAAGGGTTGTGGGGAAAACCGGGGCAGAAGTGGGAGGGTAGAAAATGTAAGGTGGAAGAGTGGCGAATGCGTAGCAATTAGGTggcggtcggtcggtcggtccggATGGTCTAGGTTGAGGGCTTACTAATTAACCTTCAATGTTGCCTTCGGGATGTCACGCTACAAGTGGCGCTTTGGCCGGATGGAGCGTTTTGGTTGGGTTGGAAAAAGTGGAAGGCGGAtgtcgggttttttttcctgcgcAAAAGAAAGGTGTGACCGATGGGTTGGGTGCAAAGTGTGATAAATCTTACCCCTGCTGCTTGACAGGCGTTTACGAGATTTAAAGCAATTAAGTTAGGAGCGATAAGCGAGGTGGTCGTATGGAAATCTGTCTTTCGGCAAAGgttgaaatgatttatttgtaTAGATTTAgtcgttttgcttttaatcACTATACAATTTTCAAAAGAATCTTTGACCATTTTTAAATGatcaacaaaatgaaaaccaaTCCTCACAAAATGCTAACGGCTcaatcttttcttttccttctcgtCCCGATCGCTAGATTGCTGGTGGAAAAGGCAAGCATTTAACCCGCAGTCACGCGATGCGTGAGTCAACCTCGCCGCCCCGAACACCGACGCCGCGATCACCATCCGATacgcacaccagcagcagcagcagcagcaatccaatcagcggtggcggcggcggcggcggcagtacGGGTGGTACGATCAACACGACCACTGTCAGCCctaccaccacaaccaccaacgCAGTTGCgaccagtagcagcagtaccagcggcaacaacaacaacaacaacattggCACCctctgcaatggtccccagaGTCAGCCCGAGCGAGGAAACGGCGCTTCAGCATCGGCATCCACCATGATGAGCGACACCGATTCGCTCGCCAAACACAACAGCTCCGGACCgggtggaggtggtggaggagtaggaggtggaggaggcaGCAGTGGCAACGGTTCGCCGAACATTGTCCTGTTTACCGGTGGGGAGGAGCAGCGCAGCACCAGTGGCAAAAGTCAGCTGGACCTAGACTTCCCGAAGCTGACACCGCCGAAGACGTCCTTTAACCCGAACGCCGGCAGCAACGGTAGCAATCAGCATCACCCGAAAAGCAATGGCAGCGTGAAAAACAATGGCGGCGGCAAAGCGAACGGTGCCGCTGCGGTGTGCGAGACGGACAAATCGACGGCAACTAGCACCGGCACTACGAAGCAGCAGTCTGCGGCGCCGACTGTCGTCAGCACGGTAGGTTCACCGACGCAGCCCGGTGGCAGTAGCATAGACACACCGGACGGTGGGGGAGCGGGCCGTGGCGGAGGTATGCCGGTGGGTCCGACCAATCCGTCCAACCACAACCATCTCGTGTCTGGCGAGCAGGCGATGGGCGGCGAACCGACGACGGCGTCCTCGGACAGGCAGCAACACTCGCCGGCAACGTCAccggcaaacagcagcagcaactatTGTGATAGCGATGGCCGCCACGGTCCgtaccagcaccagcagcagcgggaggtgaacttcagcagcagccaggACGGTGCCGCCACCGACGGTCCGATCAATATACAGTTTTCGCACGAAACGGAAACGCGCTACATACAGTGCGACAGTCCGACCGATGGCCTTATGCGAAGTGGCGGTGTGGTGGCGGGCACTGGCCCAACGGCGACGCCGCCGAGCGGTGGCAAGAAACGCAGCGGCGCCTCCGGCAAGGGTGGCAATAAGGCGGCCCGGCTGAAGAACCTAAGCGGTGGCTCCTCGTCCAGCGTcgatggcggtggcggtggcctcggcggcggcggcggcatggCCTCGTTCATGTCGCGCGACAGCCTGTGCGACCCGTTCACCGACCAGAGCGGCGTGAATTTGCTGCAGTTCTTCAAGGAAACGCTGAACAAAAACTTCAAGGATCGCAACATGCTGATGAAGATCGAGAAGGAGCTGCTGTCGCTCGCGATGGACCGGAGCCGCAGCCAGATGAAGTTTCCGCCCATGTCTTCCTACAACCGGATGCTGATCCACCGGGTCGCGGCGTACTTCGGCATGGAGCACAACGTGGACGCGACGCAGCAGTGCGTGATTGCGGAGGTGACGCCGGCCACCCGCATCCCGGACATACGGTTCAAGAATCTCATCTCGGACAGCTTCTCGGAGGAGCCGCGCAAGTCGATCCTGAAGCGGGACACGCACAGCTTCGACGAGTACCACCGGtttggcggtggcggcggggGAGATGGAGGAGGAGGCGGCGGAGGAGGCGGGGGTGGCAGGGGTGGTGGTAGCGGGTTGCTGCACTGTCCCGACCGGGGCATGCTCGACCGGAAGGCGAAAAGCTTCGAGGAGCGGGACGAAGAGTACGACAAGTCGAAGCGGAGGCTGTTCAAAAACCGTGAGGTAAGACCGTCGGGTGAGGGTGCGGGCAGACTGTTCCCTTTCCCTTTATTGTGCTGCTGTACGTGTGTCcctgtgtgaatgtgtgagcgtttgtgtgtgtgcttaggATAAGGCGCTGTGTGTGTAATCAATGTACGGTGTATTGTagtttcgtttcctttttttccattctctctctcttctctcttctttcttgtttctttttctatgGTTCCCGTGGTTTATGCTTCCAAATCAACCCTCCTCCCCATCCCATCATCCCCATCCGCATTCCAATTTCCCCGTTTTCTGTTCACAACCTCCCATTGCCGTGCTCTATTGGGTGGAGGACTTTCAGCATGATTCCGAGTCCGATCAGTGGCAGTGGATATCGACcgatggtgttggtgttgctggtggtggcggcggcggcccgaCGCTGATTGACGTCCATGCTGTCCGGCACCAGCAGAAACTGCAGAACAAtcgcttgctgaaagtacaATCCGTGGTACGGGATGCCGACGGGTGTGTGCTGGTAGACGGCTTGCACAGGCCGCATACTCTACCGCATCACCTTGCGCGCTCAGTCGAGCTGAACGTGTAGCTtgccgctgttgctgttggtgcaATCCGTGTTAACAATTTCACTCcctttttcctccccccctcctGCTTTTAGTCAATTGAGGGACGATCGGACGAGCGGCCTTGCGTTTCGAAATCGCACAGCTTCGGTGGTTATGGCGGATCGTCGCAGAATGCATCGCTGCTGCGGGGCGATTCGATAACGTCGACCAAAAGTGCCGGTGCCCGGCTGTTCACGAAGCAGGACTCTAACGCCAGCACCAACACGCCCTGGAGGCTGTCGCCGTCGAGCAGTGGGTGAGTGTTTGTGTCGATGGATGGAGATTCGGCAGAGGAGGGGGTGTTCTGTGGAAGGTACTAACCGGAAATCTGCCTAAGGATGAAACGATGTGATGTGTGGTCGGTCGCAGGATTCAATCTTGAAGAATCAGTGGCTTTAAAGCTATTGAAAGGCGTAATTAACATTAAAATCTCAGTTGGGGCACCTAGTGATTAGTGATTAGAGTGATTTTACTCAGAGTTGATGAGTTGGAATGGTGAGTTAACATTGCTGGTGGATTCACTCTTCAAGAGTTCAATCTCCGTGCCGACTAACAACTCACTTACTGCGCTTAAAATCATTCGTGagcatagcaacttattgaAGAGTTAAATCAGCATGTATGTTTTAAATCTTTCAGTTGGCTAGCTTTTTTGagctttgatgatttttttttgtattgaataGGAGGCACACGCCTGCAGTGCGGAAAAATATCGCTGTcaatatcataaaaaattgaatgaaacaaattcCATACCACTTACTCTGTTgagataatcagaggtgatactcaaaacgattggtgtgatcaatgcatgctttgtgacatttttgcgaccaacgcttggtcaatcactatgtcatgactttttattgtgatcagttctgcaaaatgtcattgtcatagtcatgacatagtgcagctgaaacaacaacaaaatgtcagcgtcacgagatGATACTGtaatgatcagaggtgagactcatcagaggtgagactcaggTGGtgttgcgaccatcacatgcttggtgacattgtgtgcaacaatctcagtcacttggtctcgacattttcagtcggtgatccACACGATCCTCAagtatatttcaataatgttcgtgattatcaccgacagaaaatgtcatgaccaagtgagtgaccaagagtgGGGTGCCtaacaaaatgtcatcaagcatgtgattggtctaccaactgtttgagtctcacctttgatcatctcagttgtgtacgtgagctgatttgagcttcgtttcagtcatgagtgttggtgactgaaacagtgtcatttggcagcactgcgACTCTCGGCAGCACTGCGACAGAACAACATCACGGTGCgagagtaaataaaaaaaaacatctttttagTATGGCTAGCCActgcaaatatttaaaacattcatgCTATTTAAACTCTCCAATGAGTTAATAAACTCACGAATGAGTAAAATTGCAGTGAGTGAGCTGCTAGTCGGCACGGAGAGTTAAATTACAAATTAGGTGAAACAAATCATTCTGGTGAGTTAGTTCACTCATTCGCTCCAAATATTGAACTCATTCACTCGGTCTGAGTCATTCGGCCCATCAACGCACTCACACATTCGTTCCATCCCGAAGCGTCCGGTAGAGGCTTCCCGATCGACCGATGAGTAACGATTGCCTTCAAACGCAGGTCGTACCTTACTTCCAGTTACAAAACGCAATCGATCCGCTCGGACTCGGTAACACCGTCCCCGACCGGCTACGGCAGCGGCGACCACACACCGGAACCGTGCGTACCATCCCCGTCGGCCACGTGCGGCGTGATGTGGGCCGTAACCGATATGGCAAGCGTGCCCAAGGGCAGCGTACTGATTGATCCGCAAACGTTCCAGCCAATCGTAAACCAGGACGGGTAAGAGATGGCCACCTTGCGCCATGGCATGACATTGAGTTTAACGTTCATCCTTTATTGTGTTTCGTCATCCTATCCAGCTCGCTGTACCATTTCGATCCCTCCAATCTGCCTCCGACGGCGACGGGTGGTGGTCCCTGGCCAGCTGCGGGCGGCGGCAAAGTGTCGAAGCGAAAGTTTGAGAAGCAGAAATCATTCAACAGTAAGAACAatctcaacagcagcagctcgcttGAAAGCTCGATCGACGGGCCGGTGCTCGGTAAGTCGGTCGACTGCGGGCTGCAGACGGCGATCCCTGCCGACAATGGGTCGGGGGCCGTCACGACCATTATGACGATGACGGCGTCACCACCGACCACCATCGCGGAGGAGGTGGTCAACGAGCTCGGTTGCTACGATGCGGTTGGTGGTGGCACCGGTGGCGGCGGCCTAAAGTTGCTGAGCGTTAAGGATAATCCCGATATGGATGGTGCGTGTTGCTTTCTTGTGCTGTCCTGCCCGGAGCTCGTTTTAAATGTGTTcttttttggtcgtttgcAGAAAATTCAAGCCTCTGCGAAGAGATCTCACAAACCACAAACGAGCTTGGCGCGCTGAAGTTGCAGAAACATCAAGCCACCAGTCCCATGCTGCAGGCCAGCGAACTGCAGCCAATCGATATGAACGAAGTGCGTGCAGGTTGGAGCTGAAAATACAAAGATTTTTCACTAACATGTTCCTTTCTCCACTCGCCAGATTCAGTACGGTACTAACCCGAGTGACAGTGGAAGCCTGGTGCATACTGCCAACACTACAACGCTGCTGGACGAGGACCGATCGCTGATCGACGAGGTGGCGGAAACGACCGGCGACGAACCGGATGATCTCGGCGACACGCTGGACGCGCTCGGTAAAACCGACCCGACcggccacaacaacaacaacaataatccGGCTCTGGGTGCTGCTGTACAATTGTTGCACGTACACGATCCTGTCAGTAGTAGCAGCACGCTAGACGCCgccgacgatgacgatgacgaggacgacgacgaggatcGCAGCGAAACGCCAACCGACGGTGGGCAGGAGGAGGTGGACAAGAAGAACGACATGGTGAAGGTGGCGAACGTGGTCCAAACGGTGGTGCCGCTAACGAGCTACGCCAGTGCCAGCGCTACACCGAACGGCGGTGGGAGTGCGGGTGTCAGTGCGTACACCGTCACGTAcgacggtggtggtagtggccaTCCGGGTACTACCGTGTATGCGACCGGCACACCGGGCCTGTCAACGACGACATATCAGACTGCGGTAGGTAGTAGTGAGGATTAAGTTGCACGAGAGTCACTGCTAAACACGCGCTTTTATGTTGTTGCTTCTATTCAGCCGGACGGTGCCATCTACGCGGTACCATCGTCGCTGGTCTACACATATCCCACGGCAATGGATCCGGCCGAAATGTCCGGCGGGTACTTTGTGCCGGTGTACgatccgcagcagcagcagcgcgaaGCAAGCCTCTGTTCGACGCCGGGCGCGTCGATCTATTCGGCCCCGGCCGGTGCCGCCTCGACCGTGCTGCATCCGATCGCGTACACGCAGAGTGCGGCAGCGGCCGCAGCGTACACCGGTGCGCCACTGTACCAGAACCCGGTCATGTACTCGTCCGACCAGTTCCCGGCGGCCCAGGCCGCGGCAGCGGCCGCAGCAGCCGGCCAGCTTTCGCAGTATCCCATTAGCTATCCGATCGGTATAGGATACCCGTTCAATGGTAAGGCAGGGCAGGAAGTtggtttttgttattcatcgctTCATCAACAACACAGTTTActacactagtgatgggaaaaatgaagttttcgtcggaatcgattccggatagtaggtctggaatcagtttccggaaatgattccggaatcggcccCGGAATctgcttcggaatcggctccagaatcggctctggaatcggaattggctccggaatcagctccagAATCTGCTCCAGAATCTGCTctgaaatcggaatcggctcctgAATCAGACTCGGTTCTGAAATCGGAATTGACTTCGAAATCAGAATCAGCTTCGAAACTGTAGTCAGTTTCGCCATCTCCATAGAAATAGaagtttgggtccaatgatgttACGTATTGATAGTCGCAAAGtatccaaatttacttgtaaacgatccattctcatgaaGATTTCCGGATTGATTTCGCtcctgaaacttcttatttaaattcaattaaaccgGTTCTctttccggagctaattccaaaTCTGgggtcaattctgattccgtttctggagcaaattgcgattcctaggtcgaaatcgattccggagccgattctgatttcagaacagattttgattccggagccgattccgattccagaatcgattctggattcggattcgactccggaattggctccgggatctactccggaatcgactcagAAATCGGCACCAGAGTCTacttcggaatcggttccggaatcgttttccgaatcggctccgaaattggaatcgattccatcaaCGGAATCGGCTCTAAAATTGATTACGAACACGGAACTtacccgattccgagctcctaCCACTATACAACTAAACAACTAACATTGACTTCCTTtgttccttcttctcctcctccccgCAGGTGCTACGTACCAAAACTACTGGAATCAGCCAATCACTTACTACGTTCCTCAGACGCCCGTCCCGTCGACGGTTGGTGGTGCGTCCATACTCATGCCGCCGCCGATGCCGCAAACGCCCGGCACCGGGGGCATCATCACGACCACGGCCACCGTACCGACGAACACGCCCGGCCCGTCCGGGGCACCGATGGCGGGCAAGCGCAACACGACACCGCCCCAGAACGGTGGGCACGGCCAGTCGCAGGGCGGCGCCACGCACAGTGCCTCGGTAACGCCCGTGCCGATCTCACCGTTCGCCACGAATATTCCCGTACCACTGCCCGACACCacgtcggcggcggcgaccGGAGCCCCGATGTACGCCGCCTTCCCGCAGCCCCTGTACCCGAACATGCTTCCATTCGCCAGCCCGATGGCGACCCATCCCCATCCGGCTGCGGCCCCCGCCGGCACACTGGTACCCACTGCCGCATCATTCCATCCGCACCCGGTACCGACCGGTGCACCGCAGCACCATCCCAGCGCTCACCATCCGGCGGCCGCCGCTTCCGGCCCGCACGCCGACTCGTCCGCCAGCAGCGGAGGGCAGCACCATCCAGCAGCAcactaccaccatcatcaccagcagcagcagcaggggcaGCAGGGAGGCAGTGGCCACTATTCCAGCACGAACGGACCGTCGAATGGAGGCGGTGGCggcaacagcagtagcagtagcagcagtagcaacagcagtcACAGCGGTGGcaaccacagcaacaacagtgcCACAAACGCACCCACACCCCAGTCGACGCCGAGCACACCGCTCTCGCTGCCCCTGTCGATGCCGCCCCATCACGGCGGTGTGCCGGCCGGTGCAACGCCCAAAGGTATGCCGCTCTTTCCAACGCCCCCGATCATGCCGAATGTAGCGGGCGGCGGAGGATACGCGGGGCATCACCATTACGCGTCGTCGGACGACCGGAAGCCGGGCAACGGGGGAGGCTACAAGCCGAGAGGccaggcggcggcggcggcggcggccggttCCAACGGGGGGCCAACCGGTGGCAGCTACTTCAACTACAACGCATCGTCCAACGGACGGCAGATGACACCGAACAGCACGGGCGGCGGAGGCAACTATCAGCCGCAGGGAGGCATGAAGGGTGGCTACGCACAGAACAATACAGGGAACAATAACCAGAACCAGAACGGGCCGCTAATCCTGGGGCCGCCGCCGTCGGGCAAACTGAACCGCCACGATGGCTCGGGCCAGCCGAACGCCGTGCCACCGGCGAACGGCAACTcctcgaacaacaacaaaccgcCGCTGATACCGACGCTACCGAGCATGGTGGTGCCGGGGGCGACCGCACCGAACGCCGCCGGTCTGGCGGGCGATAAAGCACGCCTCAATCGCTCCTCGAAACCGCCCAACCTGGACCTGAAGCGGAgctacaacagcaacagctacGGTGGGGTGAACAGCCGCAACACGCCCAGCACGAACTCGAACGAGAGCAACGGCTCACCGAACAGTATTACGTCTTCTTCCGTGCACGAGCACGGTGCGGCCCAGTCGCACCATCCGATGGTGCCGCACCACGCGCACCATCACGCCGGCGGACACGGCGGAGCCGGCAACCATCCGACGACACCGACGTCTCACCATCACGCGGGCAGCCATCCGGTGGTGTCGGCGGGCGGCGGGCAGCAGCAACCTGCCCAGCAGCACGGTGgactgcaccaccaccatcatccggGACATCCGGCGGGGCCGCACGGGCAGCATCATCCGCatcacggtggtggtggcggccaGTCGATGGCACACGGTGTGCCGCAACAAGCGCAGCACGGTGGTCCGGGCGGTGGAGGGGGCGCAACACACTATTACCACGCGGGTGGAGGACAGTCGATGGCAcaggctggtggtggtgggcagGTGGGCCACTCTGGCCAATCGTCCTACTACGCGAGCAACGGTCCGTCGCACCGAGGTGGCAGCGTGGGAAGCAACGGGGGCGGTAATGGAGCGGCCGGTTCTGGGTCGGGCGGAAATGGAGGTGGCCACGGAGCGGGACATCCGCACGCGATGCCGGCCGCCGCCGTAATGCACAACTCAGCGgttgcggcggcggcggcggctgcagcCGCTGTCGAACCGTACCATCAGCAGCTGATCCCGATCAATGCGGCGACCGGAATGTCGTACGTCAAAATCGGACAGGCGTATTATGTAAGTGAGATggaaggggaggaggagaagggggAAGGGTAAATAGTTCTTGTGGGGCTTCCGGTACTAATGAAACGCTTTTCTTCCAACCATTTAGCCATCGCTAACATTGCCACAAAGCCGCCGATCGCCTCCTAATGAAATACGTCCAATTGCCGGGGTCTATCCGACGATGAATATGGTGATGCCGGGTAAGTAGAGCCACTAATGCATGACatccagtgctgcaaaatgtcataaGTGTCACGAGATAATCACCAACGAAAAGAAtaaacatatccgtggtagcttgatgctcattgctgatactcaatgaaagtgcgtcattACATGCCGAACACGACatgcgagtgcttgagtcaaCCGCGAAACTCTGACTcacaagctgagcttaatgtCGTCACAAGCACAATCATGACTTTTTCTGGTTgtcaaatgccactgtttcggtcaccaacactcatgactgaaacaaaGCTCAAATCAACttacgtacacaactgagatgatcggAGGTGAGGCTAACTGTTTGAGTCAATGGACATGCTGAATGACATTTTGTTTCGCACTCAACTCTTGATCACTCACATGGACACggcattttctgtcggtgataatcacgaaCGTttttggaatatacttggcgtgcGGTCGTcccaagcagcaaaatgagcatgttttctcgctctgtctggtTTGATggtctgtcgggtcaaacagagcaagaaacgattttgtttcttggaaccagtTGCACGCACCTTATATCTTCCATGACTATGGTGAGGATcgccgacagaaaatgtcgcgaccaagtgactgagttggttgcacacaatgtcaccaagcatgtgatggtcgcaacaactgtttgagtctcacctccgATCATCACAGTATCatctcgtgacgctgacattttgttgttgtttcagccggactatgtcatgactatgCCAGTGACATTTTTAAGAACttatcacagtaaaaaaaagtcatgacgtAGTGATTGACCAAGCGTTGGTCGCAAAATGTCACAAAGCATGCATtgatcacaccaatcgttttgagtatcacctctgattatcacaattgagtacgtgacatggattttgtttcagtcagatttttgtatgacattgacagtgacattatGCAGTACTGATGACATCTGTTGCTTGAGTAACGTTTACACCGTCCCTCTTCTTTTTAGCATCTCGACAATTCACACCACGaccacagcacagcagcagctacagcaatGCCAAGGTGAATAAATCGCTTCGATAAGAGGAAggaaaagaacaaacacacacacacacgcaatgcatCGGGAAGCAGAAATTGGTGCGTATTCATATACATTACTATAAATCCGACACGTCGTAG comes from the Anopheles coluzzii chromosome 2, AcolN3, whole genome shotgun sequence genome and includes:
- the LOC120953553 gene encoding protein encore isoform X1, which translates into the protein MSTVAVAAQQHTTESRTHSLANLAEQQQQQQQQQSTIGSAFSAENGHSPAMPCAPCPSSQAAGVRSAVSPESSVPSGCDGGGGADTGSNSNSSSSSSSSSGNAMANGQTDTSAPSGGGGGADGQQQQQMQQQQGDSSQQQQDQPPISGPRPASGGRQQRIAGGKGKHLTRSHAMRESTSPPRTPTPRSPSDTHTSSSSSSNPISGGGGGGGSTGGTINTTTVSPTTTTTNAVATSSSSTSGNNNNNNIGTLCNGPQSQPERGNGASASASTMMSDTDSLAKHNSSGPGGGGGGVGGGGGSSGNGSPNIVLFTGGEEQRSTSGKSQLDLDFPKLTPPKTSFNPNAGSNGSNQHHPKSNGSVKNNGGGKANGAAAVCETDKSTATSTGTTKQQSAAPTVVSTVGSPTQPGGSSIDTPDGGGAGRGGGMPVGPTNPSNHNHLVSGEQAMGGEPTTASSDRQQHSPATSPANSSSNYCDSDGRHGPYQHQQQREVNFSSSQDGAATDGPINIQFSHETETRYIQCDSPTDGLMRSGGVVAGTGPTATPPSGGKKRSGASGKGGNKAARLKNLSGGSSSSVDGGGGGLGGGGGMASFMSRDSLCDPFTDQSGVNLLQFFKETLNKNFKDRNMLMKIEKELLSLAMDRSRSQMKFPPMSSYNRMLIHRVAAYFGMEHNVDATQQCVIAEVTPATRIPDIRFKNLISDSFSEEPRKSILKRDTHSFDEYHRFGGGGGGDGGGGGGGGGGGRGGGSGLLHCPDRGMLDRKAKSFEERDEEYDKSKRRLFKNREDFQHDSESDQWQWISTDGVGVAGGGGGGPTLIDVHAVRHQQKLQNNRLLKVQSVSIEGRSDERPCVSKSHSFGGYGGSSQNASLLRGDSITSTKSAGARLFTKQDSNASTNTPWRLSPSSSGSYLTSSYKTQSIRSDSVTPSPTGYGSGDHTPEPCVPSPSATCGVMWAVTDMASVPKGSVLIDPQTFQPIVNQDGSLYHFDPSNLPPTATGGGPWPAAGGGKVSKRKFEKQKSFNSKNNLNSSSSLESSIDGPVLGKSVDCGLQTAIPADNGSGAVTTIMTMTASPPTTIAEEVVNELGCYDAVGGGTGGGGLKLLSVKDNPDMDENSSLCEEISQTTNELGALKLQKHQATSPMLQASELQPIDMNEIQYGTNPSDSGSLVHTANTTTLLDEDRSLIDEVAETTGDEPDDLGDTLDALGKTDPTGHNNNNNNPALGAAVQLLHVHDPVSSSSTLDAADDDDDEDDDEDRSETPTDGGQEEVDKKNDMVKVANVVQTVVPLTSYASASATPNGGGSAGVSAYTVTYDGGGSGHPGTTVYATGTPGLSTTTYQTAPDGAIYAVPSSLVYTYPTAMDPAEMSGGYFVPVYDPQQQQREASLCSTPGASIYSAPAGAASTVLHPIAYTQSAAAAAAYTGAPLYQNPVMYSSDQFPAAQAAAAAAAAGQLSQYPISYPIGIGYPFNGATYQNYWNQPITYYVPQTPVPSTVGGASILMPPPMPQTPGTGGIITTTATVPTNTPGPSGAPMAGKRNTTPPQNGGHGQSQGGATHSASVTPVPISPFATNIPVPLPDTTSAAATGAPMYAAFPQPLYPNMLPFASPMATHPHPAAAPAGTLVPTAASFHPHPVPTGAPQHHPSAHHPAAAASGPHADSSASSGGQHHPAAHYHHHHQQQQQGQQGGSGHYSSTNGPSNGGGGGNSSSSSSSSNSSHSGGNHSNNSATNAPTPQSTPSTPLSLPLSMPPHHGGVPAGATPKGMPLFPTPPIMPNVAGGGGYAGHHHYASSDDRKPGNGGGYKPRGQAAAAAAAGSNGGPTGGSYFNYNASSNGRQMTPNSTGGGGNYQPQGGMKGGYAQNNTGNNNQNQNGPLILGPPPSGKLNRHDGSGQPNAVPPANGNSSNNNKPPLIPTLPSMVVPGATAPNAAGLAGDKARLNRSSKPPNLDLKRSYNSNSYGGVNSRNTPSTNSNESNGSPNSITSSSVHEHGAAQSHHPMVPHHAHHHAGGHGGAGNHPTTPTSHHHAGSHPVVSAGGGQQQPAQQHGGLHHHHHPGHPAGPHGQHHPHHGGGGGQSMAHGVPQQAQHGGPGGGGGATHYYHAGGGQSMAQAGGGGQVGHSGQSSYYASNGPSHRGGSVGSNGGGNGAAGSGSGGNGGGHGAGHPHAMPAAAVMHNSAVAAAAAAAAAVEPYHQQLIPINAATGMSYVKIGQAYYPSLTLPQSRRSPPNEIRPIAGVYPTMNMVMPASRQFTPRPQHSSSYSNAKVNKSLR